TGCGTGTCCCAAACAGAACCCCAGCACTGCACCAGAATAGCACTTCACCATCTGCAAACCTATATTTCGGTatagaaagagaaattgaaggatctTCTATAGATAACAATGGAATCCAAGATTCCTTGATATCATACTCTTTCAATACCCATAACTTAATGGTATGCTTCCTCCGATGAAAAGAAATAGAATGAGCACAAAGCATTCCTTCCAACACTGTAATGCCAATAGCATCCCTCAAGCCTGACATTTCCTCCGGCAAGGGTATCTCTCCGTAGACTTCATTTGAAATACTAAATGAAACCACCACAGCATAGTTTCGTGAAATACCTATCCAATGAAATGCCGCATGTACAAATGTCAAATACTTCATAGCAAACAACAGACTGCCACGACGATACTTATCAGTTCTTCTCCAGGAGCCACTTTTCAGCGCAAGAATTTCACAAGGTAAATTGCAACCCTGATAAATCTGAAGGATCTTATACTCACCACTGGTTGAGTCATAACCCAAACCAAAACAAGAAATTCTCTCCCCCGGAAATTCTGGAGATGGAAGCACTATTGATTCTCTTGTGGAGGGGTTCCATAGCAAAAGTGTGGAGTATTCAGCATCCAAATTATCAAGAACCTCGATAACAGCCAAGCCATCGTAACAACAATGGATTGTGCATCGCAATGGTGTAGGGCTTAGAGGGCAATCGAGTTTTTGCGCATTCTGAAACAGCTGAACCGGTGACAAAGGACGACAATACATGGAAACTATACCATTCTTACAGCACATTTGGCTAGTAAGAAATTTTTGAGAATCTTGGTCATTCTTGGCACGATTGAGATGCTTCATCTTAAAGTAAGGCTCGGAGATCAACGTTTCCCAAAATTTTGACACACATTTGAATCGAAGTAGAGACTGCGCAGGTAACCTGCTAAGGATGTCCATAAGTATTACCTCtgggaagtgaattgtcatTGCCTAGATAGGACAAGAAGGAGCGATCAAACAGCTTTTTTTTAAAGTATTCAAATATTAGACATTTCAACCGAGAGTTCAGAAAAGATAAACCTGAATTTGTTTATTTCTTCTATCTACTATTTAGTAACAAATATAAAACTGGATAATTCAAGTGGAGAATACTGAAATTACTCGGCTCTTGGCAGTGGTACCAAGTAAACAACAAAAGGGCAATGTACTTCAAGAATCTCTGTCAAGTTTGAAGCCTTGACTATAGTTGTGGTGTCGTTTTTGACAAAATAAATCGGCGAAGGCATAAAACTGGTGTGAGAATAGAAGGCTTAAATTTCACATTCTTTTCCTatgaggaagagaaagaatataTAGAATTGGCGTGGTTAGCTAACCATACTACCTTTGTTGAAAAAAGTATCTTTAATGAGGTTAATTATCACCCGGGAAAATGTTTAACAAACCAAGCATCTAAGTTCCAACCAACGACAATTAAAATACTCAATTGTAAGTAACACCACCCAGAAATCAGAACTTACCCGATAAACATCCATCTGGTCTGTGTTATCATTTGACGGCTCCACAACGCTCTTCCctgattaaattaaaaaattaaggcTGGTTATAAAGcaaaatagagagagagagagagagagagagagagagagaagactTAGGATGCAGCTGGTGAAATAGTCGAGGTGCATAAACAGAGAGACACAATAACAGCTGCACAAAACAAACAAATACCTTTGGAAATCTGAGTAAACTTTTGGGTTGCATCAACTCCACTGCTAATAAGAATTTGATTGAAAAGATCAACCTCTAACTTTGGAATTGCAAAGgatttattcttcttcttcttctgtttcTGTATCTCTCGAGCAAAACTACTATCTGCTAATTTTCCCTCATTCTTAGTTTTTTGTGTCATCTTTCTTTGGAGCGATCAATGGTTTCTCAATTGCTAAGAAAACAAATCTTTTTGATTTGCAAAAGAAAATGCTTATTGGAGGAGACCAAAGAATTTCTTGCTAATCAGGTGCTATCATCGAGCTGCGATTGCTTAAAAAAATCAGTTGAATCATTAGGTGGGATAAAAGGAAAGAGTGTACCTGCGCCGCTCGATGATCGGATGCGCAATCTTGTTTTCTAGGTTTCTTTTTCTATTGAAAAAACgttttaattttattcattcattATCACAATTTATGCAACACAATTATTAATTGAAGGGTCTAATTAACACAAATATTAGATAGTTATAGTATTATAAATTAgaaaacctttttttttatattgtaaAAAAAAGAGTATTATAATGCCAATTATTTTAGGATAcgaataataaaaaatcatgacaAAAATGAGAAATTTCGCAGGAACAACTGTTTGATAAATGacctttttattatttcttgcCATTTATGATTTTCTGTCATATCACAGTCAAAAGATTCCATTTGAGCAAACTGAAAATAGCATGAGAAAATGTTAGATTGTGGTCCAAAATTTAGGTAAGTTATTCAAACGTTCAACGGCCGTCTAATATTTTATCCGTAAGATTGGAAAACATATGAACTAACATGAGACAAAATCTAATGTTATTTGGAACGTAACCTTTAAGGGCTATATTTGCACAACTTCTAAAAATAGAGACAACATAAATAGTAGTATAAAGAAGGACATTTGTCTA
This Solanum dulcamara chromosome 1, daSolDulc1.2, whole genome shotgun sequence DNA region includes the following protein-coding sequences:
- the LOC129895871 gene encoding F-box protein CPR1-like, with amino-acid sequence MTQKTKNEGKLADSSFAREIQKQKKKKNKSFAIPKLEVDLFNQILISSGVDATQKFTQISKGKSVVEPSNDNTDQMDVYRAMTIHFPEVILMDILSRLPAQSLLRFKCVSKFWETLISEPYFKMKHLNRAKNDQDSQKFLTSQMCCKNGIVSMYCRPLSPVQLFQNAQKLDCPLSPTPLRCTIHCCYDGLAVIEVLDNLDAEYSTLLLWNPSTRESIVLPSPEFPGERISCFGLGYDSTSGEYKILQIYQGCNLPCEILALKSGSWRRTDKYRRGSLLFAMKYLTFVHAAFHWIGISRNYAVVVSFSISNEVYGEIPLPEEMSGLRDAIGITVLEGMLCAHSISFHRRKHTIKLWVLKEYDIKESWIPLLSIEDPSISLSIPKYRFADGEVLFWCSAGVLFGTRSGPYGAWPRCDIILDAHAFTESLISPRSLTY